Within the Roseicitreum antarcticum genome, the region GTCGCGGAAAAATGGCCGCACGATCCGTGATTTATAGGCAGAAAAGCGCCGCGCCATCTCGCGCGCGAGCGACCCGCGGGGCGCGGCGGACGGCGGTAGCGGCGCGAAGGTCAGCACCGGGGAACCCGCCATTTCGCCGGGCATCAGGAACCGGCCGGGCGTGCAGTCGGAAAACCCCGCAGCGCGGGCGGCCGCCAGATGCTCGGTATAGGCGTCGGCCAGTGCGCGGGCATCGCCTTCGCCAAAGGGCGCATCAGCCTGCGCGGCCTGCGCCTGCGCCAGCCAGTCTGCACCGCCCGGACGCCCAGCCGCGCGCGCCAAAACCTGCGCCGACCATTCGGCATAATCCATATCCAAAAGCGCCAGATCCAGCAGCCATTCGCCGGGATAATCCACAATATCCACATGCACCCGGCGCGCCCCGCCAAGGCCGCGCAAGCCGCCCGATTGCACCCGGAACGACAGGCGCAAGGTAGAAATGCCGCGTGTGTTATCGGGCCAGTGCGGGGTGTGGCCGGTCAGCGCGGCCAGATGATCCTCGAACGGAAAGCGCGGCAGGGTGTCATCAGGCTGCGGGTGCAGATAGACCGCCCGGATCGCCCCATTCGAAACACCGCGCAACTGCCCCATGCGCCCGCGTTCCAGCAGGTTGGCGATCAGCGCTGTGATGAAAACCGTCTTGCCCGACCGCGCCAACCCGGTGACGCCCAGACGAACGACAGGTTCAAAGAACGCTTCGGAAACGGTGTCAGTCACGGTCGAGGTAACGGTATCCACCCCGCGCCAGACCCCGTCTGTCAATCGCCTGAACACCTGCATCGATCCCTACGTCATTGATGTGTCGATCAAATTACCGCGCCCACCGGCCAAGCCGCGACGCCTGCCCTCATAGAATAAGTGCGCATACGCCGGTTTCCTAGGGGCAGACCCTTGCCCTTTGCGCTGCGGGGCAGAATAATGTGGGCATGACACAAAAAACTCTTCTCTCCATCGGGCATGGCTATTCTGCAGCAGCCCTTGCGCGGTTGCTGGTCCCGGTCGGCTGGCACGTCATCGGTACCACCCGCAGCGCCCGGCGCAAGGACGCCATCGCGGCGCAGGGCGTGACGCCGCTGCAATGGTCGGGCGATGAACTGGACGACAATCTGGCTGAGGCCCTGGGCAGGGCGACGCATCTGCTGACCTCGGTCTCGCCGGGGGACGATGGCGACCCGGTGCTGAATGCCATGGCGGGCGCGCTGGCACAGGCCAGACACCTGCATTGGGCGGGGTACCTGTCGACCATCGGGGTTTACGGCGACCGGTGCGGCGATTGGGTCGATGAGGAAACGGCCCCCGATGGCACCAGCGCCCGTGCCAAAGCCCGCATCAAGGCCGAGGCCGCTTGGCAGGAACTGGCCGCTGCGGCGGGCTGGCCGCTGCATGTCTTCCGTCTGGCAGGGATCTATGGGCCGGGGCGCGGCCCGTTCGAGAAATTGCGCCGCGGCACGGCGCAGAGCATTATCAAGCCTGGTCAGGTGTTTAGCCGCATCCACGCCGATGATATTGGGCGGGTGTTGCTGGCCTCAATCAACGCGGACCGCCCCAGCACGGTCTATAACGTCTGTGACGACGCGCCTGCCCCGCCGCAAGATGTTATCGGCCATGCCGCAAGACTTTTGGGTATGGAGCCGCCGCCGCCCGTACGGTTCGAGGATGCGGATCTTTCGCCCATGGCGCGCAGTTTTTATGCTGACAGCAAGCGCGTGCACAACGACCGGATCAAGCGCGATCTGGGGGTGGAGTTGCTTTACCCGGACTACCAAAGCGGGCTGGCGGCGATACTGCGCGACGAAGGAGGCTAAGACACCACCGCACTAAACTGTTGTTTTAATTATCTTCCCCACCAGCGCACCGGCGCTGGTGGGGCAAGCGTGGGTCAAGCGTGGATTGCCCCGTCGCCACAAGCAAGGGCGGCTTCGCGCACCGCTTCGGAATACGTCGGGTGGGCGTGGCAGGTGCGCGCAAGGTCTTCCGCCGCCGCGCCAAATTCCATCGCCACGCAGATTTCATGGATCAGATCGCCTGCCATGGGCCCGATGATATGCGCGCCCAGAATCCGGTCGGTGGACTTGTCGGCGAGGATCTTCACGAACCCTTCCCCGGCGAAGTTCGCCTTGGCGCGGCCATTGCCCATGAAGCTGAATTTGCCCACTTTATAGGCTCGTCCCGCTTCTTTCAGGGTCTCTTCGGTCTCGCCCACACTGGCGACTTCAGGATGGGTATAGATCACACCGGGGATCACGCCGTAATTCACATGCCCGGCTTTCCCGGCGAGGATTTCGGCAACTGCCATCCCCTCATCCTCGGCTTTGTGGGCCAGCATCGGGCCGGTTATGGCGTCGCCGATGGCGTAGATGCCCGGCACCGATGTCGCGTAATGTGCGTCGGTTTCAACCTGCCCGCGCTTGGAAATCTTGACGCCCAACGCCTCCAGCCCCAGCCCGTCGGTGAAGGGTTTTCGGCCCGTCGCCAGCAGCACTGCATCGGCATCCAGCGTATGCTCACTATCGTCCTTGCGCAGCTTGTAGGTCACTTTTGCTTTTGTTTTCAAAGCTTCTGCCGATTGCACGGCGGCGCCCAGAATGAAGGTCATGCCCTGCTTTTGCAATATGCGCTGGAAGCTTTTTGCAACCTCGCCGTCGTTGCCGGGGATAATCCGGTCGAGGAATTCGACCACCGTCACCTCGGCCCCCAGCCGTGCATAGACCGAGCCCATTTCAAGCCCGATCACGCCGCCACCGATCACCACCAGTTTCTTGGGGATCTTGCCGAGGGTCAGCGCGCCGGTTGAGGTGACGATGATCTTTTCATCCACTGTCACACCCGGCAGACTGGCCGATTCCGACCCGCTGGCAATCACGATCTTCTTCGCTTCATGCACCTTATCGCCGACCTTCACCTGCCCCGGCGCGGGGATGCTGGCCCAGCCTTTCAGCCAGTCTACCTTGTTCTTTTTAAAGAGGAATTCGATGCCCTTGGTGTTCTGACCAATCACGTCATCCTTATAGCCGAGCATGGCCTTCCAGTCGACTTTCGGCTTGCTCACGCCCAGCCCCATCGCCTCAAAGTTATGCTCGGCCTCATGCAGCATGTGGGTTGCGTGCAGCAGCGCCTTTGACGGGATGCAGCCGACGTTCAGACAAGTGCCGCCCAAGGTCTCGCGCCCCTCAACACAACCGACCTTCAGGCCCAGTTGCGCGGCGCGGATCGCACCCACATAGCCACCGGGGCCTGAGCCTATAAAGATCACATCATAACTTGCCATGGGGCATTCCTTTTTCGATTCTGGCCTCAAATTCGTGAGTCTGGAAACGGTATGGTTCCGGTATGGTTTTGATACATACGCGTGTCCGGTTCAGAGTAGTGCAACCAATAACATGGTGATCGATGCGGCGAAACCGATCCCGAAAAACACCGACCGCCAGGGCATCCAACCATAGGCATAGGCTGGCACGAACAGCACCCGCGCCGCAAGGTAACGCATGGCGCAGGTGGCGGTGATCCCATTGGCGCTGCCGGTCAGGGTGACGGCGGCGACCGCGACAGTGAACAAAACCAGCGCTTCAAGATGGTTGTTATAGGCCCGCTGCAGCCGCAGAATGCGCGGGTTGATCGGTTCTGGCGGTGGCTTGTCGCGGGGCGTGAGGAAATACGCCGACCCGATTTGCAGGTTCGCCAGCACGGCCATCAAGATGAGCTGCGCCGCGAGCAGCAGGCCAGAGAGGGTGAGGGCGAGGAGTTCGGTGGTCATACACGTGCCTCATAAGTGACGGCGAGGCGGGCGACTTCCGCCAGATCGCCAGCCGAAAGGATTTCTTGTGACAGGTCACATAGAAGTTCTTGGATGGCGTAATATTCGTCGTCGCTCTGTATCCTGCCACGCTTGATGATGCGTTTGCACAGCCGCTGCGTGACGGCAGCCTCCTGAAGCAGACTGAATCCTTGCGTCTCGCGGAACTGGTCCAGCAGGTTGGAATACTCTTCTTTGTCGACGGCATTGCCATTGCGCAGAAAGTGCAGGACGTCGCTTCCGATTCCCGCGTAGATCGCCTTGATCTCGCCGAGCAAAGCCGTGCCCGCGCCGGGATTATCGTCAAGTATCTGCATAAATACGGCACCCGGCATGATGATCATATTGTCGTCAAGTGGCGTACCAGGCGGGCTATGGCGATAGAACATTGCGATTATCCAGTCTCGATAGAAGTCTATACCGGCGCAGAGCCTGATAGTTTCTTCCCGAACCTCAGCGCGTGTTCGACGCATCACCATGCCCCACCCGGCGATCTTGTCACAAATCCATCAGCAACCGCCGTGGATCCTCCAGCGCTTCTTTCACCCGCACAAGGAAGGTCACGGCGCCTTTGCCATCGACGATCCGGTGGTCATAGGACAGCGCCAGATACATCATCGGGCGGGCGACGATCTGGCCGCCGACGACCATGGGACGCTCCTGGATCTTGTGCATGCCGAGGATACCCGATTGCGGCGGGTTCAGGATGGGCGAGGACATGAGCGAGCCATAGACGCCGCCGTTGGAAATGGTGAACGACCCGCCCTGCATTTCCGCCATCGACAGCTTGCCATCGCGGGCGCGCAGCCCCAGTTCGGCGATCTTTTTCTCGATCCCGGCAAAGCTCATCTGGTCGGCATCGCGCACCACCGGCACCACAAGGCCCGAGGGCGTGCCGACGGCGACGCCCATGTGGACGTAATTCTTGTAGACCACATCGGTGCCGTCGATTTCGGCATTCACATCGGGCACTTCGGACAGCGCATGGCAACAGGCCTTCACGAAGAAGGACATGAAGCCCAACTTCACGCCGTGCTTCTTCTCGAACACGGTCTTGTATTCATTGCGCAAATCCATGATCGCGCCCATGTCCACCTCATTATAGGTGGTCAGCATGGCGGCGCTGTTCTGGGCTTCCTTCAGGCGGCGGGCGATGGTCTGGCGCAGGCGGGTCATCTTTACCCGTTCCTCGCGCGCGGCATCGGACGCGGGGACAGGGGCACGCGGGGTGGGCGCGGTCGCCGCAGGCGCCGGGGCCGACGCCGCGCTGAGGGCCTTCTGCACGTCTTCCTTCATCACCCGACCGTCGCGGCCCGTACCAGTCACGGCGTCGCGCGACAGGGCGTTTTCCGCCATCAGCTTCTTGGCCGAGGGGGCGTCTTCGACATCCTTGCCGCCCTTTGCAGGGGCTTCTGCGGCGGGTGCGTCGGCCTTGGCGGCGGGCGCCACGCCGGAACCCGAGATCACCGCCAGCTTACCGCCGGCATTCACCGTCGCGCCGTCTTCGGCCAGGATTTCCACGATGGTGCCCGCGGTGGGGGCCGGAACCTCTACGCTGACCTTGTCGGTTTCCAGCTCGCACAGCATCTCGTCTTGCACAACGGTGTCGCCGACTTTCTTGAACCAGGTGGAAACCGTCGCCTCGGTCACCGATTCACCCAGGGTCGGCACCATCACATCAACCGTATCTGTCGCCTTGGGTTCCGACGTGGCAGGCTTTTCCTTCACCTCTTCGGGGCCTGCGGCATTCGCGTCACCCATCACCGCCAACAGCGCATCGACACCCACGGTGTCGCCTTCGGCCGCCACAATCTCGGCCAGTTTACCGGCCACGGGCGAAGGCACTTCGACCGTCACCTTGTCGGTTTCCAGCTCACACAGCATTTCATCAACCGCCACGTTGTCGCCAGGTTTCTTGAACCAGGTGGCAACGGTGGCTTCGGTCACGGATTCGCCCAGCGTAGGGACGCGCACTTCGGTCGACATATCGTTTATCCTTCAATCGTCAGCGCGTCGTTCACGAGCGCCGCTTGCTGTGCTTTATGCTGGCTGGCCAGACCCGTCGCGGGCGAGGCCGAAGCCGAGCGCCCGACATAGCGCGGGCGCGGTGTCTTGGCGTTGATGCGCCCCAGAACCCATTCGAGATTGGGTTCGATATAGCTCCAACCGCCCTGATTCTTCGGTTCTTCCTGGCACCAGACGACA harbors:
- a CDS encoding YcjX family GTP-binding protein; translation: MQVFRRLTDGVWRGVDTVTSTVTDTVSEAFFEPVVRLGVTGLARSGKTVFITALIANLLERGRMGQLRGVSNGAIRAVYLHPQPDDTLPRFPFEDHLAALTGHTPHWPDNTRGISTLRLSFRVQSGGLRGLGGARRVHVDIVDYPGEWLLDLALLDMDYAEWSAQVLARAAGRPGGADWLAQAQAAQADAPFGEGDARALADAYTEHLAAARAAGFSDCTPGRFLMPGEMAGSPVLTFAPLPPSAAPRGSLAREMARRFSAYKSRIVRPFFRDHFARIDRQVVLVDALDAIHAGPRAVEDQRRVMAGLLTAFRPGRNAWLSTLLRGRRVDRILFAATKADHLHHTQHSRLTAIVEAMLRDARSRADFSGAQTQAMSIAAVRATVEEVVQHQGAALNCVRGTLLETGRQAAFYPGELPEDPMRLLSPAREGAEAWLDADYQIMRFAPALADLTPGDGLPHIRLDRAAEFLLGDKLT
- a CDS encoding SDR family oxidoreductase, with translation MTQKTLLSIGHGYSAAALARLLVPVGWHVIGTTRSARRKDAIAAQGVTPLQWSGDELDDNLAEALGRATHLLTSVSPGDDGDPVLNAMAGALAQARHLHWAGYLSTIGVYGDRCGDWVDEETAPDGTSARAKARIKAEAAWQELAAAAGWPLHVFRLAGIYGPGRGPFEKLRRGTAQSIIKPGQVFSRIHADDIGRVLLASINADRPSTVYNVCDDAPAPPQDVIGHAARLLGMEPPPPVRFEDADLSPMARSFYADSKRVHNDRIKRDLGVELLYPDYQSGLAAILRDEGG
- the lpdA gene encoding dihydrolipoyl dehydrogenase produces the protein MASYDVIFIGSGPGGYVGAIRAAQLGLKVGCVEGRETLGGTCLNVGCIPSKALLHATHMLHEAEHNFEAMGLGVSKPKVDWKAMLGYKDDVIGQNTKGIEFLFKKNKVDWLKGWASIPAPGQVKVGDKVHEAKKIVIASGSESASLPGVTVDEKIIVTSTGALTLGKIPKKLVVIGGGVIGLEMGSVYARLGAEVTVVEFLDRIIPGNDGEVAKSFQRILQKQGMTFILGAAVQSAEALKTKAKVTYKLRKDDSEHTLDADAVLLATGRKPFTDGLGLEALGVKISKRGQVETDAHYATSVPGIYAIGDAITGPMLAHKAEDEGMAVAEILAGKAGHVNYGVIPGVIYTHPEVASVGETEETLKEAGRAYKVGKFSFMGNGRAKANFAGEGFVKILADKSTDRILGAHIIGPMAGDLIHEICVAMEFGAAAEDLARTCHAHPTYSEAVREAALACGDGAIHA
- a CDS encoding MAPEG family protein codes for the protein MTTELLALTLSGLLLAAQLILMAVLANLQIGSAYFLTPRDKPPPEPINPRILRLQRAYNNHLEALVLFTVAVAAVTLTGSANGITATCAMRYLAARVLFVPAYAYGWMPWRSVFFGIGFAASITMLLVALL
- the odhB gene encoding 2-oxoglutarate dehydrogenase complex dihydrolipoyllysine-residue succinyltransferase, with product MSTEVRVPTLGESVTEATVATWFKKPGDNVAVDEMLCELETDKVTVEVPSPVAGKLAEIVAAEGDTVGVDALLAVMGDANAAGPEEVKEKPATSEPKATDTVDVMVPTLGESVTEATVSTWFKKVGDTVVQDEMLCELETDKVSVEVPAPTAGTIVEILAEDGATVNAGGKLAVISGSGVAPAAKADAPAAEAPAKGGKDVEDAPSAKKLMAENALSRDAVTGTGRDGRVMKEDVQKALSAASAPAPAATAPTPRAPVPASDAAREERVKMTRLRQTIARRLKEAQNSAAMLTTYNEVDMGAIMDLRNEYKTVFEKKHGVKLGFMSFFVKACCHALSEVPDVNAEIDGTDVVYKNYVHMGVAVGTPSGLVVPVVRDADQMSFAGIEKKIAELGLRARDGKLSMAEMQGGSFTISNGGVYGSLMSSPILNPPQSGILGMHKIQERPMVVGGQIVARPMMYLALSYDHRIVDGKGAVTFLVRVKEALEDPRRLLMDL